The bacterium genome includes a window with the following:
- a CDS encoding nucleoside triphosphate pyrophosphohydrolase, translated as MPLSSTLLVLGDQVSYVSPDCPNKIGLKAYGLNFLPSVWTKPFFVVSGIKFPTQQALNRAFTKMEMNGEDVFVRSSGIEESIDDRGSFASRSCKRSDIIKEIQLLTNELPNEFKSKVHWVIQESIPTKIKGHLSNERRVSEAARDWVVEYEASDFSEGEIHNISLRPWRDSTKSHLIELACPYKQSITEVLKNVCKWTNEQKKRVHYEWVWDGKIIFFVQADDASAIKDGYNPNDLVNITNGSQWSNNLSRQLKVFRVVNDNNFSDYRKLKNVNIYRQVGYSGYHFYILDLQSVFMELFSNNVFICKELCEDLRILTLRPLVLRTDGTNIPNEKLQMLPRSDELRSLNEARDWLERKFRKDIIESDLQESNLCLIAHHFIPAASSAWVQASPNERMVRIESLWGLPDGVNWYSHDVFDVDTAETEIPDTKTPSAKVLIQKKHKRYKDNFIAPDSNGRWKVHRTDDQHCWASSVRSLWIKEIAWNSRRIARMCGRKIIIMWFIDIPSEVSDNVLLPWYHEQDISDNLKNPISAPRRNILVHEKYTIRTINDWERIKNECGNKIITHVRIKPKEPELVRNQNFAHELAEYSQIYNFIILLSGGLLSHVYYILSNCGAKVECEDLYASPSEELEFNKLVRDKIPDKIKSHGESVNLFRVKGEALKLLTKYKVIEEAFEVKTAETIDGIAEEIADMLEVLDALRSQVWSSDYTPFKESKYQLVDTHISSLESPNKTKLKFIFPIYQGNVEVSKVVKVRMGDNTKKIFSLKIKILSGKPVFNLNFYIKEVLADDALDEEMSGLNKNGLTEIELIEALKNNILVASFKIVDSSDEYLMQCIDEALFHIKNLASTLAIDFGRILSVKSKKADKAGGFLNGLMLVKTRLSSSLSYKKPEDTLSLFEIDNDNIISDVSYLPLAPINIYPDRRKQSDSPDLFQYRFEFSIYAQKIIDNHKKYMSDQGMVLSFDVHRVSSVIECNLVFESDSETEQLTLL; from the coding sequence GTGCCTTTATCTTCAACTCTTTTAGTTTTAGGGGATCAAGTTTCCTATGTATCTCCAGATTGTCCTAATAAAATAGGTCTAAAAGCATATGGGCTGAACTTCTTGCCATCTGTATGGACTAAGCCATTTTTTGTCGTTTCTGGAATAAAGTTTCCTACTCAACAAGCACTGAATCGTGCATTTACTAAGATGGAAATGAATGGTGAGGATGTTTTTGTTCGCTCAAGTGGTATTGAAGAATCGATTGATGACAGAGGAAGTTTTGCATCACGAAGTTGCAAACGTTCAGATATTATCAAAGAAATTCAACTTCTCACAAATGAATTACCTAATGAATTTAAAAGTAAAGTTCATTGGGTAATTCAAGAATCAATTCCAACAAAAATTAAAGGACACTTATCTAATGAACGACGAGTTTCAGAAGCCGCTAGAGATTGGGTGGTTGAATATGAGGCATCTGACTTTTCTGAGGGTGAAATTCACAATATATCTTTAAGGCCATGGAGAGATTCTACAAAAAGCCATCTAATTGAATTGGCTTGTCCATACAAACAGTCGATCACTGAAGTTCTGAAAAATGTTTGCAAGTGGACTAATGAACAGAAAAAGAGGGTACACTATGAATGGGTTTGGGATGGAAAAATAATTTTCTTTGTGCAAGCTGATGATGCTAGTGCCATAAAGGATGGATACAATCCTAATGATTTAGTGAATATCACAAATGGGAGTCAATGGTCGAATAATTTGTCCAGACAGCTTAAAGTCTTTAGAGTTGTAAATGATAATAACTTTTCAGATTACCGAAAGTTAAAAAACGTTAATATTTATCGCCAAGTTGGTTATTCTGGGTACCATTTTTATATTTTGGACTTGCAGTCTGTTTTTATGGAGTTATTCTCTAATAATGTATTCATATGTAAAGAATTGTGTGAAGATTTAAGGATATTGACGCTTAGGCCATTGGTTCTTCGAACTGACGGAACAAATATCCCGAATGAAAAGCTTCAGATGTTACCAAGAAGTGATGAGCTGAGAAGCCTAAATGAAGCTAGGGACTGGTTGGAAAGAAAGTTTAGAAAAGATATTATTGAGTCCGACTTACAGGAGAGTAATTTATGTTTAATTGCTCATCATTTCATTCCTGCCGCATCTTCTGCATGGGTTCAAGCATCACCTAATGAGAGAATGGTAAGGATCGAATCACTGTGGGGTTTGCCTGATGGAGTAAATTGGTATTCACATGATGTTTTTGATGTTGATACAGCTGAAACTGAAATTCCCGATACGAAAACCCCATCTGCAAAAGTTTTAATCCAGAAAAAGCATAAGCGTTATAAAGATAACTTTATTGCCCCTGACTCAAATGGACGATGGAAAGTGCATAGGACAGATGATCAACATTGTTGGGCATCTAGTGTTCGTAGTTTATGGATAAAAGAGATTGCTTGGAATTCTAGAAGAATAGCTAGAATGTGTGGAAGAAAAATAATTATTATGTGGTTTATTGATATTCCTTCAGAAGTTTCTGATAATGTTTTATTGCCTTGGTATCATGAACAAGATATTAGTGACAACCTAAAAAATCCAATTAGTGCTCCCCGACGGAATATATTAGTCCATGAAAAATATACAATTAGAACCATTAATGACTGGGAAAGAATTAAAAATGAATGCGGAAATAAAATAATAACGCACGTTCGAATAAAGCCGAAAGAACCAGAACTTGTTCGTAATCAGAATTTCGCACATGAACTTGCTGAATATTCACAAATTTATAATTTTATAATTTTATTATCAGGTGGGCTACTGTCACATGTTTACTATATATTAAGTAATTGCGGTGCTAAAGTTGAATGCGAAGATTTATACGCATCTCCCAGTGAAGAATTAGAGTTTAATAAATTAGTCCGAGATAAAATTCCAGATAAAATAAAAAGTCATGGAGAATCAGTTAATTTGTTCAGAGTCAAAGGTGAAGCATTAAAATTATTGACCAAGTATAAGGTTATTGAAGAAGCATTTGAAGTAAAAACTGCCGAAACCATAGATGGTATAGCTGAAGAAATAGCTGATATGCTAGAAGTGTTGGATGCACTGAGAAGTCAAGTATGGTCTTCTGATTATACGCCTTTTAAAGAAAGTAAATACCAACTTGTCGATACCCATATTTCATCTTTGGAATCACCTAATAAAACAAAACTAAAGTTTATATTTCCTATATATCAAGGCAATGTAGAGGTATCAAAAGTTGTTAAAGTTAGGATGGGTGATAATACAAAAAAAATATTTTCTTTAAAAATAAAAATTCTATCTGGCAAACCTGTTTTTAATCTTAACTTTTATATTAAAGAAGTCTTGGCTGATGATGCTTTAGATGAGGAAATGTCAGGTTTAAATAAAAATGGATTAACCGAGATTGAGTTAATTGAAGCCTTGAAGAATAATATTCTTGTGGCTTCTTTTAAAATAGTTGATTCATCAGATGAATATTTAATGCAATGTATCGATGAAGCATTATTCCATATTAAGAATCTAGCTAGTACATTGGCTATTGATTTTGGGCGTATTTTATCTGTTAAAAGTAAAAAGGCAGATAAGGCTGGTGGATTCTTAAATGGATTAATGCTTGTCAAAACGCGCCTTTCATCATCACTCTCTTATAAAAAGCCAGAAGATACATTATCATTGTTTGAAATTGACAATGATAATATTATTTCTGATGTGTCATATCTTCCCCTTGCTCCGATAAATATTTATCCAGATAGGAGAAAACAAAGTGACTCCCCCGATCTTTTTCAGTATAGGTTTGAATTCTCAATATATGCACAAAAAATCATAGATAACCATAAAAAATACATGTCAGATCAAGGTATGGTTTTATCTTTTGATGTGCATAGAGTCTCTTCTGTAATTGAATGTAATCTTGTGTTTGAAAGTGATTCAGAAACTGAACAATTAACTCTTCTATAA